The proteins below are encoded in one region of Aquisphaera giovannonii:
- a CDS encoding nitrilase family protein: MRDIRIAAAQFEHRDGDKAYNLGRIRDLTRRAAGQGAEVVCFHECSVTAYTFLQTLSREELDALAEPVPDGPSTAALIDIARESGVVVMAGLIEREPDGRLYKSYAAVGPEGFLTKYHKLHPFISPHLTPGRGYNVVEIRGVKFGFLICYDNNLPENVRATALMGAEVIVMPHVTGCTPSPMPGRGPVDPALWDNRERDPARLRGEFQGPKGRGWLMRWLPARAWENGVFAVFANNIGRDYDTIKPGLAMVLDPSGEVLVESQALGDDVVVALLTASALEHAPGRRYLRARRPELYGGLVAPHPEGRKAETTPGWRLAYEASGGPAAG, encoded by the coding sequence ATGCGGGACATCCGGATCGCCGCCGCCCAGTTCGAGCATCGCGACGGCGACAAGGCCTACAACCTCGGGCGGATCCGCGATCTGACCCGTCGTGCCGCGGGGCAGGGGGCCGAGGTCGTCTGCTTCCACGAGTGCAGCGTCACCGCCTATACGTTCCTGCAGACGCTGTCACGCGAGGAGCTCGATGCACTGGCCGAGCCCGTGCCGGATGGGCCCTCGACGGCGGCCTTGATCGACATCGCGCGCGAGTCGGGCGTGGTCGTGATGGCCGGGCTGATCGAGCGGGAGCCGGACGGGCGCCTTTACAAGAGTTACGCAGCGGTCGGCCCGGAGGGCTTCCTGACGAAGTACCACAAGCTCCACCCGTTCATCAGCCCGCACCTGACGCCGGGCCGCGGCTACAACGTCGTCGAGATCCGGGGCGTGAAGTTCGGGTTCCTGATCTGCTACGACAACAACTTGCCGGAGAATGTCAGGGCCACGGCGCTCATGGGGGCCGAGGTGATCGTCATGCCGCACGTGACCGGATGCACGCCGTCCCCGATGCCGGGGCGCGGACCGGTCGACCCGGCGTTGTGGGACAATCGCGAGCGCGACCCGGCGAGGCTCCGCGGGGAGTTCCAGGGGCCGAAGGGGCGCGGATGGCTGATGCGCTGGCTGCCGGCGCGGGCCTGGGAGAACGGCGTGTTCGCCGTCTTCGCGAACAACATCGGCCGCGACTACGACACGATCAAGCCGGGCCTGGCGATGGTCCTGGACCCCAGCGGCGAGGTCCTCGTCGAGAGCCAGGCGCTCGGCGATGACGTCGTGGTCGCCCTCCTGACGGCCTCCGCCCTGGAGCACGCCCCGGGTCGCCGCTACCTGCGTGCCCGCCGGCCCGAGCTCTACGGCGGGCTCGTCGCGCCGCACCCGGAGGGGCGGAAGGCCGAGACGACCCCGGGCTGGCGGCTCGCCTACGAGGCGAGCGGAGGCCCGGCGGCGGGCTGA
- a CDS encoding tetratricopeptide repeat protein has translation MNESDYIRAASRLWPREGEVPADALISLVERAVREHPRSPELWCLKGDLLQLRFRPFDRDFDPRLPLECYETAIALDDRCADAHNEIGYLCDVYLDDFERAEAEFRRAIELGLDHTAYMGLARVLAQTGRAAEALALLDSCPHGDNPEVVRLRGEISDGDWGDSSGGSRGAGPS, from the coding sequence ATGAACGAGAGCGACTACATCCGTGCGGCCTCCCGACTCTGGCCTCGCGAGGGAGAGGTCCCGGCCGACGCGTTGATCTCGCTGGTGGAGAGGGCGGTGCGCGAGCACCCGCGGTCCCCGGAGCTATGGTGCCTGAAGGGTGATTTGCTCCAGCTCCGGTTCCGCCCGTTCGATCGCGACTTCGACCCCCGACTGCCGCTGGAATGCTACGAGACGGCGATCGCGCTCGACGACCGTTGCGCGGACGCCCACAACGAGATCGGCTACCTGTGCGACGTCTACCTCGACGACTTCGAGCGTGCCGAGGCGGAGTTCCGGCGGGCGATCGAGCTTGGCCTGGATCACACCGCCTACATGGGGCTCGCGAGGGTGCTCGCCCAGACCGGACGAGCCGCGGAGGCGCTCGCACTGCTCGATTCGTGTCCCCACGGCGACAACCCCGAGGTCGTCAGGCTCCGAGGTGAGATCTCCGACGGAGACTGGGGCGACAGCTCCGGCGGGTCGCGCGGCGCAGGCCCCTCGTAG
- a CDS encoding DUF1326 domain-containing protein translates to MRYSLAALCGALLMASAGVAGAAGLEGDYVEARTADVFTGPCISNSEVFTTGHQAVLAWKVRQGAWKGVDVGGLCVAAAVEGTTTFSQDRPEAATAVVIVDRKASPAQREALVAMARELGGARLGNIKAVKVASMALKVEEHVASEADSAHAAHGMPQAPRASFWAAGLAQVITRPLDDNDHFCGNEVIAYQPLSQGVVAKPAYTLGHEFKGEGLPSRWSDPNCRSSFVGRFAL, encoded by the coding sequence ATGCGGTATTCGTTGGCAGCCCTGTGCGGCGCCCTGCTGATGGCCTCGGCCGGCGTCGCGGGCGCGGCCGGCCTCGAGGGAGACTACGTCGAGGCGCGGACGGCCGATGTGTTCACGGGCCCATGCATCTCCAATTCCGAGGTCTTCACCACCGGGCATCAGGCCGTGCTCGCCTGGAAGGTCCGCCAGGGGGCCTGGAAGGGGGTCGACGTCGGCGGCCTCTGCGTCGCGGCGGCCGTCGAGGGGACGACGACCTTCTCCCAGGACCGGCCCGAAGCGGCCACCGCCGTCGTGATCGTCGACCGGAAGGCCAGCCCGGCCCAGCGCGAGGCGCTGGTGGCCATGGCCCGCGAGCTGGGCGGCGCCCGGCTCGGCAACATCAAGGCCGTGAAGGTCGCGTCCATGGCCCTGAAGGTGGAGGAGCACGTCGCGTCCGAGGCCGACTCGGCGCACGCGGCCCACGGCATGCCCCAGGCGCCCCGGGCCTCGTTCTGGGCCGCCGGCCTGGCCCAGGTCATCACCCGCCCGCTCGACGACAATGACCATTTCTGCGGCAATGAGGTGATCGCGTACCAGCCGCTTTCGCAGGGTGTGGTCGCGAAGCCGGCCTACACGCTCGGGCACGAATTCAAGGGCGAGGGCCTGCCCTCGCGGTGGAGCGACCCGAACTGCCGCAGCAGCTTCGTCGGCCGCTTCGCCCTCTGA
- a CDS encoding anthranilate synthase component II: MILLIDNYDSFTYNLVQRLGEIDPAIDLKVIRNDKVTVGEVEALAPSRLIISPGPCTPREAGVSNDLIKALAPRMPILGVCLGHQCIGHTFGANVVRADRIMHGKTSWIHHDGKGIYKDLANPFEATRYHSLVIQPNTLPPEIEVVAWTDQGEIMGVRHRAYPLEGVQYHPESFLTSEGTKLLKNFLER, encoded by the coding sequence ATGATCCTCCTGATCGACAACTACGATTCGTTCACTTACAACCTCGTCCAGCGGCTCGGCGAGATCGACCCGGCGATCGACCTGAAGGTCATCCGCAACGACAAGGTCACCGTCGGGGAGGTGGAGGCGCTGGCCCCCTCCCGGCTGATCATCTCCCCGGGCCCTTGCACGCCCCGCGAGGCCGGCGTCTCCAACGACCTGATCAAGGCCCTGGCGCCGAGGATGCCGATCCTCGGGGTCTGCCTGGGCCACCAGTGCATCGGCCACACCTTCGGCGCCAACGTGGTGCGGGCCGACCGGATCATGCACGGCAAGACGTCGTGGATCCACCACGACGGCAAGGGCATCTACAAGGACCTGGCCAACCCGTTCGAGGCGACCCGCTACCACAGCCTCGTGATCCAGCCGAATACGCTCCCGCCGGAGATCGAGGTCGTCGCCTGGACCGACCAGGGCGAGATCATGGGGGTCCGGCACCGGGCCTACCCGCTGGAAGGCGTCCAGTATCACCCCGAGAGCTTCCTCACGTCCGAGGGCACCAAGCTCCTGAAGAACTTCCTCGAGCGTTGA
- a CDS encoding HAD family hydrolase — protein sequence MQRPLLILDLDETLAFATTEARPDLGVPDFRVGEFAVHRRPYLGEFLRTVASWYDLAVWSSASAPYVAGLVGRLFADGPALRFIWSSERCTRRYHPETQEYYWVKDLKKVKRAGFALERVLMIDDTPAKLERNYGNHLRVLPFEGQAGDVELRNLIPYLGFLRDVEDLRAVEKRDWRLRLPEPDG from the coding sequence TTGCAGAGGCCGCTCCTGATCCTGGATCTCGACGAGACGCTGGCCTTCGCCACGACCGAGGCGCGGCCTGACCTGGGTGTGCCGGACTTCCGCGTCGGCGAATTCGCCGTCCATCGGCGTCCCTACCTCGGCGAGTTCCTGCGAACCGTCGCGAGCTGGTACGACCTGGCCGTGTGGTCGTCGGCGAGTGCTCCGTACGTCGCGGGCCTCGTCGGCCGCCTCTTCGCCGACGGCCCGGCCCTCCGGTTCATCTGGTCGAGCGAGCGATGTACCCGCCGATACCACCCCGAGACCCAGGAATACTATTGGGTCAAGGACCTGAAGAAGGTGAAGCGAGCCGGATTCGCCCTGGAGCGGGTGCTGATGATCGACGACACGCCCGCGAAGCTGGAGCGAAACTACGGCAACCATCTCAGAGTATTGCCCTTCGAAGGTCAGGCAGGGGACGTGGAGTTGCGCAACCTCATCCCCTACCTCGGCTTCCTGCGGGATGTCGAGGACCTCCGGGCCGTCGAGAAGCGGGACTGGCGCCTCCGCCTTCCCGAGCCTGACGGCTGA
- a CDS encoding M48 family metallopeptidase: MLLVAALSFGLGGWVASRVARAGYASGRVFRRYVQGSRLLTLAGLGIYAWIVHGVGWSDLVLSNWKLEGSILLDDLAIFAPYIVIQLVTWSGLYLAERALHDARNCPPWHTYLTLKTRQAAGLTLPVILIFVLRHDVFGRLWPGWHEHPAAEPVELACLGFGILFASPLFIRLAWPTRRLPDGPLRRRLERVAGRVGFRITDFLVWDTGGMMVNACVTGVLPWFRYVLLSDALIESLSPAEVAAVFGHEVGHVAHRHLPYFGFFFMGSLALMSLAAGVVTVPEAWVASLPWIPPDEVPRATEIAEAGVLLAGAAAYFWLVFGHLSRRFERQADVFGCKVVSCGDPECPPHFDYDEEAAPAPAGGRPRAVEGLCPVGIEVFTDALSCVARHNGMDIRSRSWRHGSIAGRIAFLRGLQADPRGEPAFQRRVRILRASLGAFLLATFALAVLSHSWEMLP, from the coding sequence GTGCTCCTGGTCGCCGCCCTGTCGTTCGGCCTGGGGGGCTGGGTGGCGTCCCGGGTGGCGAGGGCGGGCTACGCATCCGGCCGGGTCTTCCGGCGGTACGTCCAGGGCTCGCGGCTCCTGACGCTGGCGGGGCTGGGGATCTACGCCTGGATCGTCCACGGCGTCGGCTGGTCGGACCTGGTCCTGTCCAACTGGAAGCTCGAGGGGTCGATCCTGCTGGACGACCTGGCGATCTTCGCCCCGTACATCGTGATCCAGCTCGTCACCTGGAGCGGCCTCTACCTGGCGGAGCGGGCGCTCCACGACGCCCGCAACTGCCCCCCCTGGCACACCTACCTGACGCTGAAGACGCGCCAGGCGGCCGGGCTGACGCTGCCGGTGATCCTGATCTTCGTGCTCCGCCACGACGTCTTCGGCCGACTCTGGCCCGGCTGGCACGAGCACCCCGCGGCCGAGCCCGTGGAGCTGGCCTGCCTGGGGTTCGGGATCCTCTTCGCCTCGCCGCTGTTCATCCGCCTGGCCTGGCCCACGCGGAGGCTCCCCGACGGGCCCCTCCGCCGCCGGCTGGAGCGCGTGGCGGGCCGGGTCGGCTTCCGGATCACGGACTTCCTCGTGTGGGACACCGGCGGGATGATGGTCAACGCGTGCGTCACCGGGGTGCTGCCCTGGTTCCGCTACGTCCTCCTGAGCGACGCCCTGATCGAGTCGCTCAGCCCCGCCGAGGTCGCCGCGGTCTTCGGGCACGAGGTCGGCCACGTGGCGCACCGGCACCTGCCGTACTTCGGCTTCTTCTTCATGGGGAGCCTGGCATTGATGTCGCTCGCGGCCGGCGTGGTGACCGTGCCCGAGGCCTGGGTCGCGTCGCTGCCGTGGATCCCGCCCGACGAGGTGCCCCGGGCGACCGAGATCGCCGAGGCGGGCGTGCTCCTGGCCGGGGCCGCGGCGTATTTCTGGCTGGTCTTCGGGCACCTCTCCCGGCGGTTCGAGCGGCAGGCGGACGTGTTCGGCTGCAAGGTCGTCTCGTGCGGCGACCCGGAGTGCCCCCCGCACTTCGACTACGACGAGGAGGCCGCGCCGGCGCCGGCCGGCGGGCGTCCCCGGGCGGTCGAGGGGCTCTGCCCGGTCGGCATCGAGGTCTTCACGGACGCGCTCTCGTGCGTGGCGAGGCACAACGGCATGGACATCCGGTCCCGCTCCTGGCGGCACGGGAGCATCGCCGGCCGGATCGCCTTCCTCCGCGGGCTCCAGGCGGACCCCCGCGGCGAGCCCGCTTTCCAGCGGCGGGTCCGCATCCTCCGCGCGTCGCTCGGCGCCTTCCTCCTGGCGACCTTCGCCCTGGCCGTGCTCAGCCACTCGTGGGAGATGCTCCCCTAG
- a CDS encoding D-2-hydroxyacid dehydrogenase has product MKIVILDGRTLAPDRAAWAGLEEFGEVVYHDVSTAEQVVERAAGATVVATNKTPIREETLARLPELRLITLLATGYDCVDVKAARARGVTVCNVPVYGTRSVSQFVFALLLELCHHAGLHDEAVHDGEWTNQPDFSLRKTRQVELAGKTMGIVGYGRIGRQTAVLARAFGMDVLTHSRSGGDNSPAEGVRFCGLDELFAGSDVISLHCPMTEQTAGLINRDQLSRVKPGAFLINTARGGLVVEEDLAEALNSGRLGAAALDVVSKEPIRPDNPLLKAKNCLITPHIAWATDEARGRLMETTVANVAAFLGGKPINVVN; this is encoded by the coding sequence GTGAAGATCGTGATCCTAGATGGCCGGACGCTGGCGCCCGATAGGGCGGCATGGGCGGGGCTGGAGGAGTTCGGCGAGGTCGTCTATCACGACGTGAGCACCGCCGAGCAGGTCGTCGAGCGGGCCGCGGGCGCCACGGTCGTGGCGACGAACAAGACTCCGATCCGGGAGGAGACGCTCGCCCGGCTCCCCGAACTGCGGCTCATTACCCTCCTGGCGACCGGCTACGATTGCGTGGACGTGAAGGCCGCACGGGCGCGAGGCGTGACGGTCTGCAACGTGCCCGTGTACGGCACTCGGTCGGTGTCGCAGTTCGTCTTCGCCTTGCTGCTGGAGCTCTGCCATCACGCCGGGCTCCACGACGAGGCCGTACATGACGGGGAATGGACGAACCAGCCGGACTTCTCGCTCCGCAAGACGCGACAGGTCGAGCTCGCGGGCAAGACGATGGGGATCGTCGGCTACGGGCGCATCGGCAGGCAGACGGCGGTGCTGGCCCGCGCCTTCGGCATGGATGTCCTGACCCACTCGCGGTCGGGCGGGGACAACTCCCCGGCCGAGGGCGTCCGCTTCTGCGGGCTCGACGAGCTATTCGCCGGCTCGGACGTCATCAGCCTGCACTGCCCGATGACCGAGCAGACCGCCGGCCTGATCAATCGGGACCAGCTCTCGAGGGTGAAGCCGGGCGCCTTCCTGATCAACACGGCGCGGGGCGGCCTCGTGGTCGAGGAGGACCTTGCGGAGGCCCTGAATTCGGGCAGGCTCGGCGCCGCGGCGCTCGACGTCGTCTCGAAGGAGCCGATCCGCCCCGACAACCCGCTCCTGAAGGCGAAGAACTGCCTGATCACCCCGCACATCGCCTGGGCGACCGACGAGGCCCGCGGCCGCCTCATGGAGACGACCGTCGCCAACGTCGCGGCATTCCTCGGCGGCAAGCCGATCAACGTGGTGAATTAG
- a CDS encoding ABC transporter ATP-binding protein codes for MTPEVIIETRNLTKVYRDFWGRKKVQALKALDLQVHRGEIFGLLGPNGSGKTTTIKLLLGLLFPTEGDALIFNEPTSNVTKNERIGYLPEESYLYKFLNAEETLQFYGRLFKIPASERNKRVGQLIDMVGLSGAKHRQLREYSKGMQRRIGLAQALINNPELILLDEPTSGLDPIGTAEIKELIRDLREQGKTVVLSGHLLADMQDICDRIAILHRGELKELGKVSDLLTVQDVTQVKVRNLPPAALEEVRQVIQRHGGEDLTIDHPTTTLEELFLRIVRESELHPGRRKVAGDRVESPKPAATPELAESRSTS; via the coding sequence ATGACTCCTGAGGTGATCATCGAGACGCGGAACCTCACGAAGGTCTACCGCGATTTCTGGGGGCGGAAGAAGGTCCAGGCGCTCAAGGCGCTGGACCTCCAGGTGCATCGGGGCGAGATCTTCGGCCTGCTCGGGCCCAACGGCTCGGGGAAGACGACGACCATCAAGCTCCTCCTCGGCCTGCTCTTCCCGACCGAGGGCGACGCCCTGATCTTCAACGAGCCCACCTCGAACGTCACCAAGAACGAGCGGATCGGCTACCTCCCCGAGGAGTCGTACCTGTACAAGTTCCTCAACGCCGAGGAGACGCTCCAGTTCTACGGCCGGCTGTTCAAGATCCCGGCCTCGGAGCGGAACAAGCGGGTCGGCCAGCTCATCGACATGGTGGGGCTCTCCGGGGCCAAGCACCGGCAGCTCCGCGAGTATTCCAAGGGCATGCAGCGCCGGATCGGCCTGGCCCAGGCGCTGATCAACAACCCCGAGCTGATCCTCCTGGACGAGCCGACCTCCGGGCTGGACCCGATCGGCACCGCCGAGATCAAGGAGCTGATCCGCGACCTCCGCGAGCAGGGCAAGACGGTCGTCCTCTCCGGCCACCTGCTGGCCGACATGCAGGACATCTGCGACCGGATCGCGATCCTCCACCGCGGCGAGCTCAAGGAGCTGGGCAAGGTGTCCGACCTGCTGACGGTGCAGGACGTGACCCAGGTCAAGGTGCGCAACCTGCCGCCGGCGGCCCTCGAGGAGGTCCGCCAGGTGATCCAGCGGCACGGCGGCGAGGACCTGACGATCGACCACCCAACGACCACGCTCGAGGAGCTCTTCCTCCGGATCGTCCGCGAGAGCGAGCTGCACCCGGGCCGCCGCAAGGTGGCCGGCGACCGCGTGGAGAGCCCCAAGCCGGCGGCCACGCCGGAGCTGGCGGAGTCCCGCTCGACGTCCTGA
- a CDS encoding sensor histidine kinase — MVRWPIRVKLVAGLSVVVGMMLILLGGSAFGLHCFHISYLTQSDQLHEMGASVDLIDRVFRLQLHGEGTPEERQVLVVRVLEARDALLTYFRLLKENTVRGNRANSGLDELGLAFRIDDDLTAVLAELSPEKTADPVLPGTSYYVNKRPDLLPQMEPAADLKSRLARLNRSVMLLPKELFGDFNDVLVLSKGQYLTSRAIVWTSALMVMAMLGGLMMLFHHWVLYPVRLLQRGVRRVARGSFDYKIELKTGDEMQDLAEAFNDMTAKISLTYADLEQQVNERSRQLVRSERLAGVGFLAAGVAHEINNPLASIAFCSEALESRVGGLMGASDHPDHRVIQNYLKMIQEEAFRCKNITEKLLDFSRCNDIQRERTDLAGLIQGVVDMIRHIGKYRGKAIAFHPKEAVMAHVDGQEIKQVVLNLVVNALDSMEVGGVLRIEARYSHGMAEMVFADGGCGMPPDVLENIFEPFFTRRRVGKGTGLGLSITHRIVSQHHGEIMASSPGEGMGSTFKVRLPIHPSEVDEGRAAREATAPRAAGLAFAG, encoded by the coding sequence ATGGTCCGGTGGCCCATTCGCGTCAAGCTCGTCGCCGGGCTGAGCGTGGTGGTCGGGATGATGCTCATCCTCCTGGGTGGCTCCGCCTTCGGCCTCCACTGCTTCCACATCAGCTACCTCACCCAGTCCGACCAGCTCCACGAGATGGGCGCCTCGGTGGACCTGATCGACCGCGTCTTCCGGCTCCAGCTCCACGGCGAGGGGACGCCCGAGGAGCGCCAGGTGCTGGTCGTCCGCGTGCTGGAGGCTCGCGACGCGCTGCTGACGTATTTCCGGCTCCTGAAGGAGAACACGGTGCGGGGCAACCGGGCCAACAGCGGCCTGGACGAGCTGGGGCTGGCCTTCCGGATCGACGACGACCTGACGGCGGTCCTCGCCGAGCTCTCGCCCGAGAAGACGGCCGACCCGGTGCTGCCGGGGACGAGCTACTACGTGAACAAGCGGCCGGACCTGCTCCCGCAGATGGAGCCCGCCGCGGACCTGAAGTCGCGGCTGGCCCGGCTCAACCGGAGCGTGATGCTCCTGCCCAAGGAGCTCTTCGGCGACTTCAACGACGTCCTGGTCCTCTCCAAGGGCCAGTACCTGACGAGCCGGGCGATCGTCTGGACGTCGGCCCTGATGGTGATGGCGATGCTCGGCGGCCTGATGATGCTGTTCCACCACTGGGTGCTCTACCCGGTCCGCCTCCTCCAGCGCGGGGTGCGGCGGGTGGCGCGGGGCTCGTTCGACTACAAGATCGAGCTGAAGACCGGCGACGAGATGCAGGACCTGGCCGAGGCCTTCAACGACATGACGGCGAAGATCAGCCTGACCTACGCCGACCTCGAGCAGCAGGTCAACGAGCGGAGCCGGCAGCTCGTCCGCTCGGAGCGGCTGGCCGGCGTGGGGTTCCTGGCCGCGGGCGTCGCCCACGAGATCAACAACCCGCTGGCCTCCATCGCCTTCTGCTCCGAGGCGCTGGAGAGCCGCGTGGGGGGCCTCATGGGCGCGTCGGACCACCCCGACCATCGGGTCATCCAGAACTACCTGAAGATGATCCAGGAGGAGGCCTTCCGCTGCAAGAACATCACCGAGAAGCTCCTGGACTTCTCCCGCTGCAACGACATCCAGCGGGAGCGCACGGACCTCGCGGGCCTGATCCAGGGCGTGGTGGACATGATCCGCCACATCGGCAAGTACCGGGGCAAGGCGATCGCCTTCCACCCGAAGGAGGCGGTGATGGCCCACGTGGACGGCCAGGAGATCAAGCAGGTGGTGCTCAACCTGGTCGTCAACGCCCTGGACTCCATGGAGGTCGGCGGGGTGCTGAGGATCGAGGCCCGGTACAGCCACGGGATGGCGGAGATGGTCTTCGCCGACGGCGGCTGCGGGATGCCGCCGGACGTGCTGGAGAACATCTTCGAGCCGTTCTTCACGCGGCGGCGAGTGGGCAAGGGGACGGGGCTGGGCCTGTCGATCACCCACCGGATCGTCAGCCAGCATCACGGCGAGATCATGGCGAGCAGCCCGGGCGAGGGCATGGGCTCGACCTTCAAGGTACGCCTGCCCATCCACCCGTCCGAGGTGGACGAGGGCAGGGCCGCCCGCGAGGCGACCGCGCCCCGGGCGGCCGGGCTGGCGTTCGCCGGGTGA
- a CDS encoding sigma-54-dependent transcriptional regulator, translating to MIEKSRQGGLRILFADDEAHLRDLMQMELPRLGHEVVVCPDGAAALKALERGSFDAALLDIRMPGITGIEVLNQVKQVSPDTQVIILTGHATVDTAVQALRLGAFDYLTKPCKWAELEVLLQRIVERRDLTNKTAALETRLKIAEGTPLLIGDTPSMQQVHRLIDTIAPTEATVMILGDTGTGKELVARNLHDKSDRASRTFIPVNCGALPENLVESELFGHRKGAFTGAEANRKGLFEVANGGTLFLDEVGELDKSVQVKLLRFLESGEIRRVGENEPFRVDVRVLCATNRDLREMVKNDQFREDLFFRLNTFEIILPPLRERRADLPALCRHLLKRYTARRGGGEIAISPEALEILAAHDWPGNIRELANAIERAAILAGAGPIRPEHLPTQLPARGARASQPAAAHAAIGSPHFAIPEGSPTLRDVEMSYIQAVLEKHNGNKVAAHKELGISLKTLYNKINQLQQTGAAGGRPEPA from the coding sequence ATGATCGAGAAGTCGCGCCAGGGAGGCTTGCGGATCCTGTTCGCCGACGACGAGGCGCACCTCCGGGACCTGATGCAGATGGAGCTCCCGAGGCTGGGCCACGAGGTCGTCGTCTGCCCCGACGGGGCCGCCGCGCTGAAGGCCCTGGAGCGGGGATCCTTCGACGCCGCCCTGCTGGACATCCGCATGCCCGGCATCACCGGCATCGAGGTCCTCAACCAGGTCAAGCAGGTCAGCCCGGACACCCAGGTGATCATCCTCACCGGCCACGCCACCGTGGACACGGCCGTCCAGGCCCTCCGCCTGGGCGCCTTCGACTACCTCACCAAGCCCTGCAAGTGGGCGGAGCTCGAGGTCCTGCTCCAGCGGATCGTCGAGAGGCGCGACCTGACGAACAAGACCGCCGCGCTGGAGACCCGGCTGAAGATCGCCGAGGGGACGCCCCTGCTGATCGGAGACACGCCCTCCATGCAGCAGGTCCACCGCCTGATCGACACGATCGCGCCCACCGAGGCCACCGTGATGATCCTGGGCGACACCGGCACCGGCAAGGAGCTCGTGGCGCGGAACCTTCACGACAAGAGCGATCGGGCCTCCCGCACCTTCATCCCGGTGAACTGCGGCGCCCTGCCGGAGAACCTCGTGGAGAGCGAGCTGTTCGGCCACCGCAAGGGCGCCTTCACCGGCGCCGAGGCCAACCGCAAGGGCCTCTTCGAGGTCGCCAACGGCGGCACCCTGTTCCTGGACGAGGTCGGCGAGCTGGACAAGAGCGTGCAGGTCAAGCTCCTCCGCTTCCTCGAGTCCGGCGAGATCCGCCGCGTCGGCGAGAACGAGCCGTTCCGGGTGGACGTGCGGGTCCTCTGCGCGACCAACCGCGACCTCCGCGAGATGGTCAAGAACGACCAGTTCCGCGAGGACCTCTTCTTCCGGCTGAACACGTTCGAGATCATCCTGCCGCCGCTCCGCGAGCGGAGGGCCGACCTGCCGGCGCTCTGCCGCCATCTCCTGAAGCGCTACACCGCCCGACGCGGGGGCGGGGAGATCGCGATCAGCCCCGAGGCCCTGGAGATCCTCGCCGCCCACGACTGGCCGGGGAACATCCGCGAGCTGGCCAACGCGATCGAGCGGGCGGCGATCCTCGCCGGCGCCGGGCCGATCCGCCCCGAGCACCTGCCCACCCAGCTCCCCGCGCGGGGCGCCCGCGCCTCGCAGCCCGCGGCGGCCCACGCCGCGATCGGCTCGCCCCACTTCGCCATCCCGGAGGGCTCTCCGACCCTGCGGGACGTCGAGATGAGCTACATCCAGGCGGTCCTGGAGAAGCACAACGGCAACAAGGTGGCCGCCCACAAGGAGCTCGGCATCAGCCTGAAGACGCTCTACAACAAGATCAACCAGCTCCAGCAGACCGGCGCCGCCGGGGGCCGGCCCGAGCCGGCCTGA